From Eptesicus fuscus isolate TK198812 chromosome 13, DD_ASM_mEF_20220401, whole genome shotgun sequence, the proteins below share one genomic window:
- the LTO1 gene encoding protein LTO1 homolog isoform X3, with the protein MAEGQDLFDAIVMADDRFRGEGYQEGYEEGSGLGIIEGRQHGTVYGAKIGSEIGCYQGFAFAWRCLLHSCATEKDRAGSGDLWTWRRGEASWTSGAGRARCSRQMACWFPSAPVGGSTSESRESDE; encoded by the exons ATGGCCGAGGGTCAGGACCTGTTCGACGCCATCGTGATGGCGGATGACAG GTTTCGCGGGGAAGGGTATCAGGAAGGCTATGAAGAAGGCAGTGGTTTGGGCATAATTGAAGGAAGACAGCATGGCACAGTATATGGAGCAAAAATTGGGTCTGAG ATCGGGTGCTACCAAGGCTTTGCGTTTGCTTggagatgcctcctgcacagctgtGCAACTGAGAAAGACAG GGCAGGGAGCGGAGACCTGTGGACCTGGCGGAGAGGAGAGGCCAGCTGGACTTCGGGAGCCGGACGTGCTAGGTGTTCCAG GCAGATGGCATGCTGGTTCCCATCTGCTCCTGTCGGAGGGAGTACCTCTGAAAGCAGGGAGTCCGATGAATAA
- the LTO1 gene encoding protein LTO1 homolog isoform X1, which produces MAEGQDLFDAIVMADDRFRGEGYQEGYEEGSGLGIIEGRQHGTVYGAKIGSEIGCYQGFAFAWRCLLHSCATEKDRAGSGDLWTWRRGEASWTSGAGRARCSRSGGALQHSKWLRGSVLNWRQSDGLCWVHPHVQDTAVLWVGVLMFVSRTGYHAQGEARASPP; this is translated from the exons ATGGCCGAGGGTCAGGACCTGTTCGACGCCATCGTGATGGCGGATGACAG GTTTCGCGGGGAAGGGTATCAGGAAGGCTATGAAGAAGGCAGTGGTTTGGGCATAATTGAAGGAAGACAGCATGGCACAGTATATGGAGCAAAAATTGGGTCTGAG ATCGGGTGCTACCAAGGCTTTGCGTTTGCTTggagatgcctcctgcacagctgtGCAACTGAGAAAGACAG GGCAGGGAGCGGAGACCTGTGGACCTGGCGGAGAGGAGAGGCCAGCTGGACTTCGGGAGCCGGACGTGCTAGGTGTTCCAGGTCGGGCGGGGCTTTGCAGCATTCAAAGTGGTTAAGGGGGAGCGTGTTAAACTGGAGACAAAGCGATGGGTTATGCTGGGTGCACCCTCATGTGCAAGACACTGCGGTCCTCTGGGTAGGAGTCCTCATGTTTGTCTCACGTACAGGGTATCATGCGCAGGGAGAGGCCCGGGCCAGTCCTCCCTGA
- the LTO1 gene encoding protein LTO1 homolog isoform X2, which produces MAEGQDLFDAIVMADDRFRGEGYQEGYEEGSGLGIIEGRQHGTVYGAKIGSEIGCYQGFAFAWRCLLHSCATEKDSKKMKVLESLISMIQKFPYGDPTYANLHEDLDRIRGKFKQLCSLLNVQPDFKISAEGSGLSF; this is translated from the exons ATGGCCGAGGGTCAGGACCTGTTCGACGCCATCGTGATGGCGGATGACAG GTTTCGCGGGGAAGGGTATCAGGAAGGCTATGAAGAAGGCAGTGGTTTGGGCATAATTGAAGGAAGACAGCATGGCACAGTATATGGAGCAAAAATTGGGTCTGAG ATCGGGTGCTACCAAGGCTTTGCGTTTGCTTggagatgcctcctgcacagctgtGCAACTGAGAAAGACAG CAAAAAGATGAAGGTCTTAGAATCCTTGATCAGCATGATTCAGAAGTTCCCTTACGGTGACCCTACTTATGCCAACCTTCACGAAGACTTAGACAGAATTAGAGGGAAATTTAAACAG CTTTGTTCATTACTAAATGTTCAGCCGGACTTTAAAATCAGTGCGGAAGGTTCTGGACTTTCATTTTGA